In Meles meles chromosome 14, mMelMel3.1 paternal haplotype, whole genome shotgun sequence, a single window of DNA contains:
- the LOC123925297 gene encoding LOW QUALITY PROTEIN: heat shock factor protein 2-like (The sequence of the model RefSeq protein was modified relative to this genomic sequence to represent the inferred CDS: inserted 1 base in 1 codon), whose translation MKQSSNVPAFRSKPWTLVEETHTNKFITWSQNGQSFLVWAGQRFAREILPKYFKHNNMASFVRQLSMYGFRKVVHIDSGIVKQERDGPVEFHYPYFKQGQDDLLENIKRKISSSKPEENKICQEDLTKIISSAQKVQIKQETIESRLSELKSENESLWKEVSELQAKHAQQQQVIRKIVQFIVTLVQNNQLVSLKRKRPLLLNTNGAQKKNLFQHILKEPADNHHHKVPHSKTEGLKARERISDDINIYDVTDDNADEENIPVIPETNEDVISDPSNCSQYPDIVIVEDDNEDEYAPVIQSGDQNEPARESLSSGSDGTSPLMSSAVQLNGSSSLTTEDPVTTMDSILNDNINLLGKVELLDYLDSIDCSLEDFQAMPSGRQFSIDPDLLVDSENKGLETTKNNVVQPVSEEGRKSKPKTDKQLIQYTAFPLLAFLDGNPASTVEQXSTASSEVMSSVDKPIEVDELLDSSLDPEPTQSKLVRLEPLTEAKASEATLFYLCELAPAPLDSDMPLLDS comes from the exons ATGAAGCAGAGTTCGAACGTGCCGGCTTTCCGCAGCAAGCCGTGGACACTTGTGGAGGAAACTCACACCAACAAGTTCATCACCTGGAGCCAGAATGGCCAGAGTTTTCTGGTTTGGGCTGGACAAAGATTTGCAAGAGAAATTCTTCCCAAATATTTCAAGCACAATAATATGGCAAGCTTTGTGAGGCAACTGAGTATGTATGGTTTCCGTAAGGTTGTCCATATTGATTCTGGAATTGTAAAGCAGGAACGAGATGGTCCTGTTGAATTTCATTATCCTTACTTCAAACAAGGCCAGGATGACTTGTTGGAGAACATTAAAAGGAAGATTTCTTCTtcaaaaccagaagaaaataagatttgTCAGGAAGatttaacaaaaattataagTAGTGCTCAGAAGGttcaaataaaacaagaaactaTTGAGTCCAGGCTTTCTGAATTAAAAAGTGAGAATGAGTCCCTTTGGAAGGAGGTGTCAGAATTACAAGCAAAACATGCACAACAGCAACAAGTTATTCGAAAGATTGTCCAGTTTATTGTTACATTGGTTCAGAATAACCAACTTGTGAGTTTAAAACGTAAAAGGCCTCTACTTCTAAACACTAATGGAGCCCAAAAGAAGAATCTGTTTCAGCATATACTCAAAGAACCAGCTGATAATCACCATCATAAAGTTCCACACAGTAAGACTGAAGGTTTAAAGGCAAGGGAGCGGATTTCAGATGACATCAATATTTATGATGTAACTGATGATAATGCAGATGAAGAAAATATCCCAGTTATTCCAGAAACTAATGAGGACGTTATATCTGATCCTTCCAACTGTAGCCAATACCCTGATATTGTCATTGTTGAGGATGACAATGAAGATGAGTATGCACCTGTCATTCAGAGTGGAGATCAGAATGAACCAGCCAGAGAATCCCTAAGTTCGGGCAGTGATGGCACCAGTCCTCTCATGTCTAGTGCTGTCCAACTAAATGGCTCATCTAGTCTGACCACAGAAGATCCTGTGACCACGATGGATTCCATTTTAAATGATAACATCAATCTTCTGGGAAAGGTTGAGCTGTTGGATTATCTTGACAGCATTGATTGCAGCTTAGAGGACTTCCAAGCCATGCCGTCAGGAAGACAGTTTAGCATAGATCCAGATCTCCTGGTTGATTCTGAGAATAAAGGATTAGAAACTACCAAGAACAATGTAGTTCAGCCAGtttcagaagagggaagaaagtcTAAACCCAAAACAGATAAGCAGCTTATCCAGTACACTGCCTTTCCACTTCTTGCATTCCTCGATGGGAACCCTGCTTCTACTGTTGAAC GGAGTACAGCATCATCAGAAGTTATGTCCTCAGTAGATAAACCCATAGAAGTTGATGAGCTTCTGGATAGCAGCCTAGATCCAGAGCCAACCCAGAGTAAGCTTGTTCGCCTGGAGCCATTGACTGAAGCCAAAGCTAGTGAAGCCACACTGTTTTATTTATGTGAACTTGCTCCTGCACCTCTGGATAGTGATATGCCACTTTTAGACAGCTAA